TTTACCCTGCGTAGGCTTGTCAAAATAAATCATGACATTCCGGCAAAAAATTGCATCGAATTCGCCACTTAAAGGCCAGCCATCTTCCAATAAATTCAACTGTTTAAATGTAATCAGGTCCCGTAATTCCGGCCGGACTCTGACCAGGCCCTCCTGGGCACCCTTGCCTTTCAAGAAGAATTTTCGCGTTCTCTCAGCAGACAATTTTTCTATACGATCAAGGTTGTATACGCCACGGGATGCTGTCTCCAGTACATTGGTGTCTATATCCGTGGCAATGATGTGCGCGGGCGGACGTAGAGTTCCGAATGCTTCGCAAAGCGTAATGGCGATAGAATACGGCTCCTCACCGGTAGAGCTGGCAGAACACCAGATATTAACCGGTTCATGCTTCCTGGCAATGTGTTCAGCGAGTATGGGGAAGTGATGCTCTTCCCGGAAGAATGAAGTCAGGTTAGTCGTCAGGGCATTGGTAAATGCTTCCCATTCAGACTCAATCTGATTACTTTCAAGGCCATCCAGATATTCAGAAAACGAGCTGATACCAGTCGCCCGCAAACGACGTGCAAGCCGGCTATACACCATTTCCTGCTTGCTATCTGCCAAGGAAATGCCAGCACGTTTGTAAATCAGATCCCTGACACGGTCAAAATCCCTGGAGTTAAACGCAAACTCCTTTGAAGTGTCTGATCTGGCTTTATCGATGGATTTCGTCATTCAATGCTTTCCCAAACTTTCCCCATCCTGTTTCAGAGACGAAAGCTGATTTCAAATAAAAATCCAGATAATCAAGATTACGAAGACATTTTGCCAGACTGAAAGATATTTACTGTTAATTAAGTTAAATTACAAGTGTCTTTGATACGTTACGTGACACTTTTTATATGACTAGTGCTTTAAGCGGGACGCCTGCAAACGTGCAGGCATAACCACACTTTAAAATTCTTCCCAGTCGTCTTCAGCAGGTTTGCCCTGCTCTGCGGCTGGCTTGCCGGCCCGCGCACCTGCACCGGCTGATGCAGACGCAGCAGGAGTCGCCGCCCTTGGCAAAGCCTTCACCTGAGACCTGGTATTCGTGACTGGCTTATTTGCGACATTGCTTGCTGCCTTACTGACAACTGGTTTGACTTGCTGACTTAATTGGGCGGCATTTCCGTTGAGTTTGAATACACTGACTGCCTGGGCCAATGCCACTGCCTGTTCTTCCATACTCTCTGCCGCCGCTGCTGCCTGTTCAACCAAGGCCGCATTCTGTTGCGTCATTTCATCCATTTGCGTAATCGCCAGGTTCACCTGTTCTATACCTGAACTTTGCTCCTGGCTGGCCGCCGTGATCTCGCTCATGATGTCGGCCACATGCTGGACACTGGTGACAATCTCATCCATGGTCTTGCCTGCCTCATCGACGAGCTTGCTACCCTGATCAACCTTATCGACCGAGTCACTGATGAGGGATTTGATTTCCTTCGCAGCACTGGCACTGCGCTGTGCAAGATTGCGCACTTCTGCCGCAACCACCGCAAAACCGCGACCTTGCTCACCTGCCCTCGCCGCTTCTACCGCCGCGTTCAAGGCCAGGATATTGGTCTGAAAGGCGATGCCATCAATGACACCAATGATATCGACGATCTTGCGTGAACTCTCTTTGATCGAGCCCATGGTATTGACCACTTGCCCTACGACTTCACCACCCTTGACCGCGACGCTGGAAGCAGAAACCACGAGCTGGTTGGCCTGGCGGGCATTGTCGGCATTTTGCCTGACGGTGCTGGTCAGTTCTTCCATCGAGCTAGCGGTTTCTTCCAGCGAACTGGCCTGTGATTCTGTGCGGCTTGAGAGATCGGCATTACCTGAGGCTATTTCTTGCGAAGCTACGGTAATTGTTTCTGTACCTGTCCTGACCTGTCCGACTGTTGAAGCCAGATTGTCATTCATGTTTTTCAGTGCCTGGAACAATGATGTCACTTCATCATGACCCGATACACTCACCTGGCTGCGCAAATCCCCCTCAGCAACGGTCTCTGCCAGGCTAAGGGCTTCTTGCAAGGGTTGGGTAATACTGCGTGTGATAGTCCAGGCAAACAATGCACCCAAAGCGGCTGCAGATGAAAGTATGGCATACAGCCAGATAGTCAGTTTTGCACCAGCCGCTGCGAAATTTTCAAACACTTGCTTGGAGGCGACATCCTGCAGATCAACGAGCTTATTCATTTCCAAAATGGATTTGGAGCTAAGCGGATCAATCACAGAGGCAATAATTTTTGCGGCACCTTCGGCATTAAACGCCAGGGCCTGACCGACTGCATCTTTTAATGGTTTTTCTATTTCCTTATCGATTCTTGCGATATCACCGAGAATTTTCTTTTCTTCCTCGTTCAGGCCAAGGGACGCAATCTTTTCTTTAGCATCTTCATACTTTTTCCTTTGCGTCTTAACCTTGGTTTCTTCTTTTTGCATTTCACCTACATCGGACTGTATGCCGATATTGCGCATGGCTATGCCGCTTTCAAACAAGGCGCTTTTCATGTTGTTGGCCAGCACCTGCTTTTGTGCAGCCAGGTTCAAGCCTTCTATCATGGCCTTGCGATTGTTGCCACTCAATGCATTGACGAATAAGATAACGGCGATCAGACTCACCAAAATAAGTCCAAAGCCAACACCCAAACGGGTACCAATTTTAAAATTTCTCAGATTCATAGCGTCTCCTATTTATTTTTTAGTCAGTTCTATGTCTACATTTTTTTTCAGTAGCCACTCAGAGAGAAACTAGATCATCATGCTGCTGCATCAACAAGTCCCATTTCTGGACTCGACATCAATTTGTCTATATCAACAAGTATCAACATACGGTCATCCAGCGTACCCAGACCAATCAGGAAATCCGTACTGAAAGTCGTTCCCATTTCAGGAGCCGGCCTGACTTGTTCGGGCAGCAAAGTCGTTACATCGGAAACGCTATCGACCACCATGCCAACTATGCGCCCTTCTATATTGAGAATGATGACCACCGTGAACTGGTCATAAGTAGGCGTCCCCAGATTGAATTTGATACGCATATCGACCACAGGCACAATAATGCCGCGCAAGTTGATAACACCCTTCAAAAAATCAGGGGCATTAGCAATTCTCGTCACGGCCTCATAACCACGTATTTCTTGAACTTTGAGAATGTCGATACCATATTCTTCATTACCCAAAGTAAAAGCAAGGAATTCATGCCCGGCAATATCAGATTTAGCTCCATCGTTCGAGCCTTGATCACTACCCTGTGAAATTTGCGTCATTTCTTTTTCCTCGTCTTAAATTTCTGATTCAATCTTCATCGCGCAGTACGCAAAACGGCAGCGACATCCAAAATAAGTGCAACGCCGCCATCACCCAGGATAGTTGCGCCGGAGATCCCTGGGACTTTCTTGTAATTCGACTCTATGTTTTTCACTACTACCTGCTGCTGCCCGACCAGGTCATCAACAAACAAGGCCGCTTTTTTACCATCGACTTCAACGATAACGACTATGCCATCAGATGGATCGGTATACTTTGGTTCAATATCAAAGTACTCGTATAAAGGTACGAGCGGCAGATATTCGTCACGCACTTTCACCACCCTGCCCTTGCCACTGATTTCTTTGATATCTGCCTTGGCGGGCTGCAGCGACTCCATGACAAAGCCCAGGGGCAAAATATAAATTTCATTGCCGAATTTAATCGACATGCCGTCAAGTATCGCCAGTGTCAATGGCAAGGAAATCGTGATTGTCGTGCCATAACCCATGGCTGAGCGTATATCAACAACACCGCCCATGGCGGTAATATTACGCTTGACCACATCCATGCCCACACCACGGCCAGAAACGTCAGTTACCGTCTCCGCAGTAGAGAACCCAGGGGCAAAAATCAGCAACCAGACTTCACTGTCACTCATGGAATCCGAAACCGCCAGACCATTTTGCCTGGCCTTGGCAAGAATTTTCTCTCTGTGCAGGCCACCACCGTCATCACTGACTTCGATGACGATATTGCCGCCCTGATGCACGGCTGACAAGGACAATTTACCAGCCTCTCCTTTACCGGCCTGCAGCCTAGCGGCTGGCATCTCTATACCATGATCAATACTATTTCTGACCAGGTGCGTTAAGGGATCGACAATACGTTCTATCAAACCCTTATCAAGCTCGGTGGAAGCACCATAAGTCACAAATTCGACTTTCTTGCCCAGTTTGCTGGCCAGGTCCCTGACCATGCGCGGGAAACGCGAAAAAACATAATCCATAGGCATCATGCGTATGGACATCACTGCCTCTTGCAAATCGCGGGTATTTCTCGTCAAATGGGCGACACTACTGAGCAGACGTTCATTGGCAATCGGGTCAAGGTCCTGGGTACGTTGTTCCAACATCGCTTGAGTAATGACCAGTTCGCCAATGAGGTTGATCAACTGATCAACTTTTTCTATACCTACCCTGATGGTGGAAGACTCTTGAGAAGCAGCGGGTTTTTCCACTTTTTTCTCGGCATGCGGCGCTTGCTTCTCAGGCAGCACTATCTCTGGCGTTTTCTCGACAATGGCATCAGCCTTACCCTCTTCTGGCGGGAACATCGATTCCAGCGGCTCAAAAAAACCATAGCCAAGCTCGTCTTCCGTAGGTGCGGCCTTATTGACAGGCAGATTAGCTATCTGTTCTTCAGTAATTTTCAGCGTATCAGGATTAAGAATAAAAGAGCAGATAGATATGATGTCATCCTTGCTCTCATTGGTGCGCAATGCAAGAACCACATTCTTGCCATTATTATCCAGCCGTGAAATCGCCCCCAAAAGTCCAAGCTCGGACATGATCGCTGCAGCATCTGCCTCTGACACCTCAGGCATTTCGATTTTGTATGCCGTCTTGAATACGACATCTGCATGATCCATTTCTGAATGATGACTAATAAAACTGGCCGTTGGCGCAGCCACAGGAACCGCGTCCTGCGACAGAGATTGCAACAACATCCTGACATCTGCTACCGCATCCTGATCGACAGGTGTACCCAGCCTGTGCCCATCAAGCTGCATCTTTAAAATATCTTTGGCGATCAGAAAAGCATCTACATGCTCCCCTGTCAACGCCATTTCTCCCTTGCGTATTTTATCGAGCAGTGACTCCAGTATATGCGTCACCTCCGTCATATCTGTCAGGCCAAAGGTCGAAGCACCACCCTTGATGGAATGAGCTGCCCTGAATATGGCATTCAAATCCTCAGGATCAGGCGAAGAGATATCGACGCCAAGTAACAATTTTTCCTTCTCGGCAAGAAGCTCTTCCGCCTCGTCGAAAAACACTTGGAAAAACTGACTCATGTCAATCGTCATTATTAAACTCCGTGATTTACATTTGTTTGCCCAGACACCGGACCAATAATTCAGCCAATCACTTTTTTAACTACTTCAGTCAGCTTTTGTGGATCAAAGGGCTTCACCAGCCAGCCATTCGCACCGGCCGCACGTCCCTTCGCCTTCATGTCATCACTTGATTCTGTTGTCAGCATCAGGATAGGTACACGTGCATAAGACGGCAGGCCACGCAAGGACTTGATCAGGGTCAACCCATCCATGCGTGGCATATTCTGATCAGTCAGCACCAGATCCACCACCTGGTTACGCGCTTTTTCCAGACCATCCTGGCCATCTACCGCCTCGATTACCTGATATCCGGCTGCTTTTAAACTGAAAGCGACCATCTGCCTCAGAGAGCCAGAATCATCCACAGCTAAAATTGTCTTGGCCATATTTACTCCGTTATACGAATTGTAGGCAGCTTAAGCTTGCTGCCACTTGATTTAAAATAACTCTATGTCACCGCTATCCATATGCTTTTGATGCACTGCTTTACGTAACAAATTCTTCAGGTCGGCGCTTTGTTTTTCCAGGCGCACGGTAGTCTCACGCAACAAGGCTGTCAACTCGTCCGTTTCACCGTCATGCTGCATATCATTGCCGACCACACCCAAGGTTCCCAGCACTTCACGCAAACCTTCACACCTTTGCAAGGTGCGCGATATCAACTGGCTGGTCAAATCCTGGAATTGCAAACTGGTCACAGCCGAGCTGATATGTGTTGCGATATCGCCCTGAATTGCCTTGAGCCGCAACACGCTGTCATCTGCAACACTACCAGAACTGATGATCAGATTGATTTCTTCCTGTTCGCTTGATATTGCTGCATGCAGCGCCATGAAGCTGACACCCAGCTTTTCTATCGCCTCACCCAAGAGTATCGTTGTTTGCGCAAGGTCAGTCTCAACCTCCAGCAAATGTGCATTTCCATGATCAGACACACCTGATAAAAGTTGCTTAACCTGAGAACCCAACAGTTTCTTTTTGGACATCTTAAGCATCCTATCTATGCATATTGACTTAATGATGCTGCAGTCTTACTTGTAGCTTGCTTATATCAAGGTTTGACTGAAATTTCAGCGCTTGAGTCAGACTGATTTGCAACCTCAATAGAGCCGCCATCCTGCGAAGCAGATTCTTCTGCTTTTTTATTCATGACGATGATGCTGATTCTTCGGTTGATCGGATTCAGAGGGTCTGCCTTATCGAACAAAACAGAAGACGACAATCCGACGACTCTCAACACCTTGGTCTCATCCATGCCACCATAAATCAACTCCCGCCTGGAAGCGTTGGCGCGGTCGGCAGACAATTCCCAATTGCTATAACCGCGCTCACCACTACCATAAGGGGCAGAATCAGTATGACCAGAAAGGCTGATGCGATTAGGTACATCATTAAGTGCCTTGCCTATTTCATGCAGTATTTCCCTCGTATAGGGTTGCAGATCTGCCTTGGCTGAGGCAAACATGGGGCGGTTTTGTTCATCCACCATCTGTATGCGCAAACCGTCTGTGGTGATATCGAGTAAAAGCTGTTTCTTGTATTGTTTCAACGTAGGGTTGGATTCTATGGCCGCTTCAATCTTGGACTTCAGGCCCTTTAAGCGCTCAGCCTCAACCTTTGCCAGAGCAGCCTCGGCAGCTTGCAGGTTATAAGTTTTCTTTTGCGTGTCAATCTCACCTTTACGGCTTTGCCCTTCACGCGCACTCAAATCCTTGCCACCACCCTTGATCACACTGGAACTATCACCGCTACCGTCGCCCCCCGCCATTGCCACTTTTAAAGGAGTTTGAAAATACTCAGCGATACCATTCAAATTACCTTTCGCAGTAGAGCCCAGCAACCACATCAGCAAGAAAAACGCCATCATCGCCGTCACAAAGTCAGCATAGGCGATTTTCCACGCACCACCATGGTGACCACCGGCCACCTTCTTGATGCGCTTTACAATAATTGGTCGTAGTTCTTCGCTTGCCATCATCAATCCACTTTTTATTATTTAGATTTCGATTGCTTAATATGTTCTTCCAGCTCGCTGAAAGTTGGTCTTTCAGTGGAATACAACACCTTCCTGCCAAACTCTACAGCCAATGCCGGCGCATAACCATTCAGACTGGCCAGCAAAGTGACCTTGATACACTGAAAAGTCTTGGATGACTCATCCAACTGTTGCTCCATCAAACTCGACAAAGGACCGACAAATCCATATGCCAGCAAGATACCCAGAAAGGTACCGACCAAGGCCTTCGCGATCAGAATCCCCAATTCAGCAGGCGGAATCCCAACCGATTCCATCGTGTGCACAACGCCCATCACCGCAGCCACAATCCCAAAAGCAGGCAAGCCATCACCAAGCTTGGCGATGAAATGTGCAGGAACTGCACCTTCGTGATGATGCGTTTCCAACTCATTATCCATCAAGTTTTCGATCTGAAAAGCATCCATGTTCCCTGAGACCATCAGCCGCAAATAATCCGATATGAACTCCATCATATGATGATCATGAACAATTGCAGGATATTTACTGAACAGCGGGCTTTCTTCCGGACGCTCGATGTCACCTTCGATGGACATCAGACCCTCCTTACGCACTTTGGTTAGCACATCAAACAACATGGTCATCAACTCCATGTACAAAGCTTTATTGTATTTTGAGCCTTTCAAAACGCCAGGAAGTGCTTTCAATGAAGCCTTCAGAGTTTTTGCATTATTACCCACCAGTGAAGCACCTACTGCGGCGCCACCTATCATTAACAATTCCAGTGGCTGAAACAATACGGCAACGTGTCCACCGGACATGACGAAGCCACCGAACACTGAGCCCAACACGACGAGATAGCCGACGATAACTAACACGAGCTTTTACTCCTTAGAGGGAATTTTTATAATATCAACTACACTACCTCAGACCGGACGCATTCACCAGAAATGGAAGGTTAAATATTGCTTCAGGAATACATTTCACTATATGCATTATATGCGCCAGACATACAGAACGGGGTCATTCTCATTGCTTTTTATAGTTAAATCCGCCTCAACACCCGGCACTTTGAATTCATAACTCATGAATTGAGTACCCGGCCGCATCTCGGCACTGACCTTTTCCCACAAGTCTGGCATGGCCGCAGGCGACAGGTATGCAAAGACCACATCGAATTCAGCGAAATCCAGCTGCAAATAATCTTTTAAATAGAAACGAACCTTAGGGCCCGCCCATTTAGCCCTTAACCAGCTGACCAGCCAGGGGAAAGGGGCGACTTCTACCCCAAAAAAAGACTGCTGGGGCCGCAATCTGGCAA
This is a stretch of genomic DNA from Undibacterium sp. KW1. It encodes these proteins:
- the motB gene encoding flagellar motor protein MotB, with amino-acid sequence MASEELRPIIVKRIKKVAGGHHGGAWKIAYADFVTAMMAFFLLMWLLGSTAKGNLNGIAEYFQTPLKVAMAGGDGSGDSSSVIKGGGKDLSAREGQSRKGEIDTQKKTYNLQAAEAALAKVEAERLKGLKSKIEAAIESNPTLKQYKKQLLLDITTDGLRIQMVDEQNRPMFASAKADLQPYTREILHEIGKALNDVPNRISLSGHTDSAPYGSGERGYSNWELSADRANASRRELIYGGMDETKVLRVVGLSSSVLFDKADPLNPINRRISIIVMNKKAEESASQDGGSIEVANQSDSSAEISVKP
- a CDS encoding methyl-accepting chemotaxis protein gives rise to the protein MNLRNFKIGTRLGVGFGLILVSLIAVILFVNALSGNNRKAMIEGLNLAAQKQVLANNMKSALFESGIAMRNIGIQSDVGEMQKEETKVKTQRKKYEDAKEKIASLGLNEEEKKILGDIARIDKEIEKPLKDAVGQALAFNAEGAAKIIASVIDPLSSKSILEMNKLVDLQDVASKQVFENFAAAGAKLTIWLYAILSSAAALGALFAWTITRSITQPLQEALSLAETVAEGDLRSQVSVSGHDEVTSLFQALKNMNDNLASTVGQVRTGTETITVASQEIASGNADLSSRTESQASSLEETASSMEELTSTVRQNADNARQANQLVVSASSVAVKGGEVVGQVVNTMGSIKESSRKIVDIIGVIDGIAFQTNILALNAAVEAARAGEQGRGFAVVAAEVRNLAQRSASAAKEIKSLISDSVDKVDQGSKLVDEAGKTMDEIVTSVQHVADIMSEITAASQEQSSGIEQVNLAITQMDEMTQQNAALVEQAAAAAESMEEQAVALAQAVSVFKLNGNAAQLSQQVKPVVSKAASNVANKPVTNTRSQVKALPRAATPAASASAGAGARAGKPAAEQGKPAEDDWEEF
- a CDS encoding CheR family methyltransferase produces the protein MTKSIDKARSDTSKEFAFNSRDFDRVRDLIYKRAGISLADSKQEMVYSRLARRLRATGISSFSEYLDGLESNQIESEWEAFTNALTTNLTSFFREEHHFPILAEHIARKHEPVNIWCSASSTGEEPYSIAITLCEAFGTLRPPAHIIATDIDTNVLETASRGVYNLDRIEKLSAERTRKFFLKGKGAQEGLVRVRPELRDLITFKQLNLLEDGWPLSGEFDAIFCRNVMIYFDKPTQGKILKKFVPLMKPDGLLFAGHSENFLYVSDDFKLRGKTVYELGKSQTAGNKATLRNLQKGNP
- the cheA gene encoding chemotaxis protein CheA, which codes for MTIDMSQFFQVFFDEAEELLAEKEKLLLGVDISSPDPEDLNAIFRAAHSIKGGASTFGLTDMTEVTHILESLLDKIRKGEMALTGEHVDAFLIAKDILKMQLDGHRLGTPVDQDAVADVRMLLQSLSQDAVPVAAPTASFISHHSEMDHADVVFKTAYKIEMPEVSEADAAAIMSELGLLGAISRLDNNGKNVVLALRTNESKDDIISICSFILNPDTLKITEEQIANLPVNKAAPTEDELGYGFFEPLESMFPPEEGKADAIVEKTPEIVLPEKQAPHAEKKVEKPAASQESSTIRVGIEKVDQLINLIGELVITQAMLEQRTQDLDPIANERLLSSVAHLTRNTRDLQEAVMSIRMMPMDYVFSRFPRMVRDLASKLGKKVEFVTYGASTELDKGLIERIVDPLTHLVRNSIDHGIEMPAARLQAGKGEAGKLSLSAVHQGGNIVIEVSDDGGGLHREKILAKARQNGLAVSDSMSDSEVWLLIFAPGFSTAETVTDVSGRGVGMDVVKRNITAMGGVVDIRSAMGYGTTITISLPLTLAILDGMSIKFGNEIYILPLGFVMESLQPAKADIKEISGKGRVVKVRDEYLPLVPLYEYFDIEPKYTDPSDGIVVIVEVDGKKAALFVDDLVGQQQVVVKNIESNYKKVPGISGATILGDGGVALILDVAAVLRTAR
- a CDS encoding chemotaxis protein; its protein translation is MSKKKLLGSQVKQLLSGVSDHGNAHLLEVETDLAQTTILLGEAIEKLGVSFMALHAAISSEQEEINLIISSGSVADDSVLRLKAIQGDIATHISSAVTSLQFQDLTSQLISRTLQRCEGLREVLGTLGVVGNDMQHDGETDELTALLRETTVRLEKQSADLKNLLRKAVHQKHMDSGDIELF
- a CDS encoding response regulator, encoding MAKTILAVDDSGSLRQMVAFSLKAAGYQVIEAVDGQDGLEKARNQVVDLVLTDQNMPRMDGLTLIKSLRGLPSYARVPILMLTTESSDDMKAKGRAAGANGWLVKPFDPQKLTEVVKKVIG
- the motA gene encoding flagellar motor stator protein MotA, whose translation is MLVIVGYLVVLGSVFGGFVMSGGHVAVLFQPLELLMIGGAAVGASLVGNNAKTLKASLKALPGVLKGSKYNKALYMELMTMLFDVLTKVRKEGLMSIEGDIERPEESPLFSKYPAIVHDHHMMEFISDYLRLMVSGNMDAFQIENLMDNELETHHHEGAVPAHFIAKLGDGLPAFGIVAAVMGVVHTMESVGIPPAELGILIAKALVGTFLGILLAYGFVGPLSSLMEQQLDESSKTFQCIKVTLLASLNGYAPALAVEFGRKVLYSTERPTFSELEEHIKQSKSK
- a CDS encoding chemotaxis protein CheW, whose product is MTQISQGSDQGSNDGAKSDIAGHEFLAFTLGNEEYGIDILKVQEIRGYEAVTRIANAPDFLKGVINLRGIIVPVVDMRIKFNLGTPTYDQFTVVIILNIEGRIVGMVVDSVSDVTTLLPEQVRPAPEMGTTFSTDFLIGLGTLDDRMLILVDIDKLMSSPEMGLVDAAA